In Thermodesulfovibrio aggregans, the following proteins share a genomic window:
- the pyrH gene encoding UMP kinase: MNKPIYKRILLKLSGESLMGDKGYGIDPFTVNYMADEIKKAYKLGVEIAVVIGGGNIWRGSEAQAQGIERATADYMGMLATVINALALQNALEKQDVDTRVQSAIEMRELAEPYIRRKAIRHLEKGRVVIFAAGTGNPYFTTDTAAALRAIEIGADVILKGTKVDGIYSSDPVKDSKAKKFDILTYMDVIRNSLRVMDSTAITLCMDNNLPIIVFNIRKPDNLKKIILGEKIGSIVLKEVKNDAGVQEES, from the coding sequence GTGAATAAACCTATTTATAAAAGAATTCTACTTAAGCTTAGTGGCGAATCCCTTATGGGAGATAAAGGTTATGGTATTGATCCTTTTACTGTAAACTATATGGCAGATGAAATTAAAAAAGCCTATAAGCTTGGAGTAGAAATTGCTGTTGTAATTGGTGGGGGTAACATCTGGCGTGGCAGCGAGGCTCAGGCACAGGGAATTGAAAGAGCAACAGCAGACTACATGGGAATGCTTGCAACAGTAATCAATGCACTGGCTCTTCAAAATGCTCTTGAAAAACAGGATGTTGACACCCGCGTTCAATCTGCAATAGAGATGAGAGAGCTTGCTGAGCCTTACATAAGGAGAAAAGCCATAAGACATCTTGAAAAAGGTCGCGTGGTGATATTTGCTGCAGGCACTGGTAATCCATATTTTACCACTGATACAGCAGCAGCTCTCAGGGCAATTGAGATCGGTGCAGATGTTATCTTAAAAGGAACAAAGGTAGATGGTATCTACTCATCAGACCCTGTAAAAGACTCTAAGGCTAAGAAGTTTGATATACTTACTTATATGGATGTTATAAGGAATTCACTCAGAGTGATGGATTCTACTGCAATAACGCTTTGCATGGATAATAATCTTCCTATTATTGTTTTCAATATTCGCAAACCAGATAACTTAAAGAAAATAATTTTAGGTGAGAAAATAGGAAGTATTGTTTTAAAAGAGGTGAAAAATGATGCAGGAGTTCAAGAAGAAAGCTAA
- a CDS encoding sensor domain-containing diguanylate cyclase: protein MREFLLEIGNLLKIKDLQSYCDEELKQKILEYLKREQIIEKSLFELTEDFACSAELSVRVISSINRILDRIYSERDFYKFISYCFDEFIKLLPVENISFLEKHPELECLVLKVATGKIKLKDFKTKLFNIAKTLAGAAFKQDNFIYSPDVKKDERFDPKLSTLPIRSVLSVPVKIQNKTIGVINFSHPEANAFDEACIFFLVSMVQLFSAVITLFKFYNESLQFNETLQKEVNKKTLELQKINKKLYKASITDSLTGIYNRKYFFQRLEEEYARALRYGNNFCFILFDLDGLKKVNDMFGHPEGDRLIKLFARILKAVKRKEDIVARIGGDEFGCILIGSSTEGGKKFAERIREEFKNKYKKIKVSVSGAVGCIGKGESFRFYKDYKDFFKQVDKALLEAKKIKDKIEVIETD from the coding sequence ATGAGAGAGTTTTTATTAGAGATTGGTAACCTGCTGAAAATTAAAGATCTCCAAAGTTACTGTGATGAAGAACTGAAGCAAAAAATTTTAGAGTATTTAAAAAGAGAACAGATTATAGAAAAATCTCTCTTTGAATTAACTGAAGATTTTGCATGTAGTGCTGAACTCTCTGTAAGAGTGATCTCTTCCATTAATCGGATTCTTGATCGGATTTATAGCGAGAGAGATTTCTATAAATTCATATCATACTGTTTTGATGAATTTATTAAATTGCTTCCTGTTGAAAACATATCATTTCTTGAAAAACATCCTGAATTAGAATGCCTTGTTTTAAAGGTTGCAACAGGAAAAATTAAACTAAAAGATTTCAAAACAAAATTATTTAACATTGCCAAAACACTGGCAGGTGCGGCATTTAAACAGGACAATTTTATTTATAGTCCTGATGTCAAAAAAGATGAAAGATTTGACCCGAAACTTTCAACACTTCCGATAAGATCAGTTTTATCAGTGCCAGTAAAAATTCAAAATAAAACAATTGGTGTGATTAATTTTTCCCATCCTGAAGCAAATGCTTTTGATGAAGCCTGTATTTTCTTTCTTGTTTCAATGGTGCAGCTTTTCTCTGCAGTAATAACACTTTTTAAGTTTTACAATGAAAGTTTACAGTTTAATGAGACTTTACAAAAAGAGGTTAATAAGAAAACATTAGAACTTCAAAAAATAAATAAAAAGCTTTACAAAGCATCTATAACAGATTCTTTAACAGGAATATACAACAGAAAGTATTTCTTTCAGCGACTTGAAGAAGAGTATGCAAGAGCCTTAAGGTATGGAAACAACTTTTGTTTTATTCTTTTTGACCTTGATGGATTAAAAAAAGTCAATGACATGTTTGGACATCCTGAAGGGGATAGACTTATAAAGCTTTTTGCAAGAATTTTAAAGGCTGTTAAAAGAAAAGAAGATATTGTCGCAAGAATAGGTGGAGACGAATTTGGATGTATTCTTATAGGGAGTTCTACTGAGGGTGGTAAAAAATTTGCCGAAAGAATAAGAGAAGAATTTAAGAATAAATATAAAAAAATTAAAGTTTCTGTAAGTGGTGCTGTAGGCTGTATCGGAAAAGGTGAGAGTTTCAGATTTTACAAAGATTATAAAGACTTTTTTAAGCAAGTTGATAAAGCTCTTCTTGAAGCTAAAAAAATAAAGGATAAAATAGAGGTAATTGAAACAGATTGA
- the atpB gene encoding F0F1 ATP synthase subunit A: protein MEAPTILGMLIPSVPPFVSYSWLAMILIIVVSLIVKSNLKMVPAGLQNVMEVLIEFLQGQARTSIGHHWGDKFLPLLGTLFIYILVGNLFGLIPGFESPTSNVNVTFSMAIPVFFIYQFMGFKVHGIRYLEHFFGPIRSIYAIPFMLFMFVVEWITHLARPLTLGVRLFGNMFGKHLLLMVLGILAPLIVPVAFLCLGTLVSVLQAYVFMLLTAVYIAGAVEESH, encoded by the coding sequence GTGGAAGCACCAACTATTTTAGGGATGTTAATTCCTTCAGTCCCACCTTTTGTTAGTTATTCATGGTTAGCAATGATTCTTATTATTGTTGTATCTTTAATTGTCAAAAGCAATCTTAAAATGGTTCCTGCAGGACTTCAAAATGTCATGGAAGTACTAATAGAATTTCTTCAAGGACAGGCACGAACAAGTATAGGTCATCACTGGGGAGATAAATTTCTGCCTCTTTTAGGTACTCTTTTTATTTATATTTTAGTAGGAAATCTTTTTGGTCTTATTCCAGGCTTTGAATCTCCAACTTCCAATGTGAATGTTACTTTCTCAATGGCAATACCTGTATTCTTTATCTATCAGTTTATGGGATTTAAAGTGCACGGCATTCGTTATTTAGAGCACTTCTTTGGTCCTATAAGAAGTATTTATGCTATTCCATTTATGCTTTTCATGTTCGTTGTTGAATGGATTACCCATTTAGCAAGACCTCTTACACTGGGTGTCCGACTTTTCGGTAACATGTTTGGAAAACATCTTTTGTTAATGGTTCTTGGAATACTTGCTCCATTAATTGTTCCAGTAGCATTTCTTTGCTTAGGAACATTGGTTAGTGTACTTCAGGCATATGTCTTTATGTTATTAACAGCTGTTTATATAGCAGGTGCAGTTGAAGAATCTCACTAA
- the tsf gene encoding translation elongation factor Ts: MAITAQMVKELREKTGAGMMECKKALEASGGDFDKAIEYLRQKGLATAQKKASREAREGIITAYIHMDKIGVMLELNCETDFVARNEEFRQLAKDIAMHIAASNPQYIRREDVPEDVINKEKEIYKAQIPGNKPPQVIEKIIEGKLEKFFEDMCLLDQPFIKEPERKIKDIINEKIAKFGENIVVKRFVRFQVGQSE; this comes from the coding sequence ATGGCAATAACTGCTCAGATGGTAAAAGAACTCAGAGAAAAAACAGGTGCTGGAATGATGGAATGTAAAAAGGCACTTGAAGCTTCAGGTGGAGATTTTGATAAAGCAATTGAGTATTTAAGACAGAAAGGGCTTGCAACTGCTCAGAAAAAAGCATCCCGTGAAGCCAGAGAAGGAATCATAACTGCCTACATTCACATGGACAAAATCGGAGTAATGCTTGAACTAAATTGTGAAACTGATTTTGTCGCAAGAAATGAAGAATTCCGTCAGCTTGCAAAGGACATTGCAATGCACATAGCTGCATCAAACCCTCAGTACATAAGGAGAGAGGATGTGCCTGAGGATGTAATAAACAAAGAAAAAGAGATTTACAAAGCACAAATACCTGGTAATAAACCACCTCAGGTTATTGAAAAAATTATTGAAGGCAAGCTTGAAAAGTTTTTTGAAGATATGTGCCTTCTTGATCAACCTTTTATCAAAGAACCGGAAAGAAAAATAAAAGATATTATCAATGAAAAGATTGCAAAATTTGGTGAAAATATTGTAGTAAAAAGATTTGTAAGATTTCAGGTAGGACAGAGTGAATAA
- a CDS encoding SemiSWEET transporter, with translation MKFSIDLNNIIGIIAGAITTSALIPQALKIYKTKSARDVSLMMFIFLAIGIALWFIYGILIKEIPVILANFISLILIFTIIFMKIRYG, from the coding sequence ATGAAGTTTTCAATAGATTTGAACAACATCATCGGAATAATTGCAGGAGCAATAACAACATCTGCTCTTATTCCGCAGGCATTAAAAATATATAAAACCAAATCTGCCCGAGATGTCTCACTCATGATGTTTATTTTTCTGGCAATAGGAATAGCACTCTGGTTTATTTACGGAATTTTAATCAAAGAAATTCCCGTAATTTTAGCAAACTTTATTTCTTTAATTCTAATCTTTACAATTATCTTTATGAAAATCCGTTACGGCTGA
- a CDS encoding HD-GYP domain-containing protein: MLHDLGKSQIPHEILNKQGKLNDTEYNIIKQHVLFGYELLENQKEFPKDSLTAVLQHHEKLSGKGYPFGLKADEIKLFGRITAIADCYDALTTRRPYKPPLTSYFALSIIVKEKGDYDPELLKAFIKMLGKIK; encoded by the coding sequence ATGCTTCATGATCTTGGAAAGTCGCAGATTCCCCATGAAATACTCAATAAACAGGGAAAACTTAATGATACAGAATACAACATTATAAAACAACATGTTTTATTTGGCTATGAACTTCTTGAAAATCAGAAGGAGTTTCCAAAAGATTCTTTGACAGCAGTGCTTCAGCATCATGAAAAGCTTTCAGGAAAAGGTTATCCATTTGGATTGAAAGCAGATGAAATAAAACTTTTTGGAAGAATTACAGCAATAGCTGACTGTTATGATGCTTTAACAACTCGGAGGCCCTATAAACCGCCATTAACCTCTTATTTTGCTCTTTCCATAATTGTTAAAGAAAAGGGAGATTATGATCCTGAACTCTTAAAGGCTTTTATAAAGATGCTCGGTAAGATAAAATGA
- a CDS encoding metal-dependent hydrolase — MDPVTHTLSGFVVGKTISKNKTIIAIILISSLIPDIDIVLRLHSRELFLMYHRGITHGIGALFLFPLLPAIIFRKKLGFLKVYAFSFIAYGLHLFLDLTNQYGTKILSPFDWNSYNLSLTFIIDPYVLLPLLVVVLLSLKFKKQAKFLYILSMVFIALYIGTKAYFKAEARDFLKQKIEAHQYRVYPLPNDFLRWWFVAKHSDEYITGFVDLFTKRVYIDEKYRIKNDPAIIKSKEAEAVKSLLSLAKHPVAELKQEGDVIVVIWKELSYGFLPNNRFTAKVWLKETSQGYKIVNASLKI; from the coding sequence ATGGATCCTGTTACTCATACCCTTTCTGGATTTGTAGTTGGAAAAACAATAAGTAAGAACAAAACAATCATTGCCATTATTCTTATTAGCTCGCTAATTCCTGATATTGATATTGTTTTAAGGCTTCACAGTAGAGAGCTTTTTTTAATGTATCACAGAGGAATTACTCATGGAATAGGAGCTTTATTTTTATTTCCTCTTTTGCCTGCAATAATCTTTCGGAAAAAATTAGGCTTTTTAAAGGTATATGCTTTTTCATTCATAGCTTATGGGCTCCATCTTTTTCTTGACCTCACAAATCAATATGGAACAAAAATTCTTTCTCCCTTTGATTGGAACTCCTACAATCTCTCCTTAACATTTATAATTGATCCCTATGTTTTACTGCCTCTTTTAGTTGTAGTTTTGTTGTCCTTAAAATTTAAAAAGCAGGCAAAGTTTTTATATATTTTGTCAATGGTTTTTATTGCTTTATACATTGGGACAAAGGCGTATTTTAAAGCAGAGGCAAGAGATTTTCTTAAACAAAAAATTGAGGCACATCAATACAGGGTTTATCCCCTTCCAAATGATTTTTTAAGATGGTGGTTTGTGGCAAAGCATTCAGATGAATACATAACAGGATTTGTTGACCTTTTTACAAAGCGGGTTTATATTGATGAAAAATACAGGATTAAAAATGACCCTGCAATTATAAAATCAAAAGAAGCTGAAGCAGTAAAATCACTGCTTTCACTTGCGAAACATCCTGTAGCAGAGCTGAAACAGGAAGGTGATGTAATTGTTGTGATTTGGAAAGAGCTTTCCTACGGATTTTTGCCAAATAACAGATTTACTGCAAAAGTATGGTTAAAGGAAACTTCGCAGGGTTATAAAATAGTAAATGCAAGCCTGAAAATATGA
- the pgeF gene encoding peptidoglycan editing factor PgeF: MFIYPEIFKDHQIQAFFTRKVEDFEDFKNSLPFKLYLPIQRHTDGITVLHLCSEPSIADAVITAQKNLFIGVKTADCLPVLIFDPENKVVAAVHAGWRGTAKGILKKTILKMNEIYGSDPKNLLIAFGPYIKGCCYEVGEEVIEALKQQTPEDDYILRVNGKIHIDIGVANFIQAISAGVKRQNIWISEDCTYCKNNEYASYRFHGKKAERQYGIIGML, translated from the coding sequence ATGTTCATTTATCCAGAAATATTCAAAGATCACCAGATTCAGGCATTTTTTACAAGAAAGGTAGAAGATTTTGAAGATTTTAAAAATTCACTTCCTTTTAAGCTTTATCTACCTATTCAAAGGCATACAGACGGCATAACAGTTCTACATCTTTGCTCAGAGCCATCAATAGCAGATGCTGTGATTACAGCTCAAAAAAATTTATTCATAGGAGTAAAAACCGCAGATTGCCTACCTGTGCTTATATTTGATCCAGAAAATAAAGTAGTAGCGGCAGTTCATGCTGGATGGCGTGGAACAGCAAAGGGAATTTTGAAAAAAACAATACTAAAAATGAATGAAATTTATGGAAGTGATCCTAAAAATCTTCTTATCGCCTTCGGACCATACATTAAAGGATGCTGTTATGAGGTGGGTGAGGAAGTTATTGAAGCATTGAAACAGCAGACTCCAGAAGATGATTACATTCTTAGAGTAAATGGCAAAATACATATTGATATTGGAGTGGCAAATTTCATTCAAGCTATTTCAGCAGGTGTAAAGAGACAAAACATATGGATTTCAGAGGATTGCACATACTGTAAAAACAATGAATACGCATCTTACAGATTTCATGGTAAAAAGGCAGAAAGGCAATACGGAATAATCGGGATGTTATAA
- a CDS encoding HDOD domain-containing protein, whose translation MNSKVNDIRIDIQKLKKLPTLSYTAEKILNLTSKELTHLDELVSIIERDPPIMSKVLGVANIVYLGVYKPITTIKDALLKIGFKTLRNIALGIAIFSLFKSSPEKEKTYARLFKHSIATGSIAQIIADKFLEETSDENFTAGVLHDIGLFALYYAFNNHFKKIEETVSEEITLIKAEEEIIGTNHAQVGKWLAEMWGLPEVVQEVILYHHDFPDKSLKYAKQVALVQLSNYIAEKLDYYPLGKKSETEFHKERVYKILNLPQPEELIFELKEMVKDIEDL comes from the coding sequence ATGAATTCAAAAGTTAATGATATAAGAATTGATATCCAGAAACTAAAAAAACTTCCTACTCTCTCTTATACGGCTGAAAAGATACTCAACTTAACATCAAAAGAACTAACTCATCTTGACGAACTTGTCAGTATTATTGAAAGAGACCCTCCAATTATGTCAAAGGTTCTTGGTGTTGCTAATATAGTTTATCTTGGTGTTTATAAGCCGATTACAACTATTAAAGACGCACTTCTTAAAATAGGATTTAAGACTTTAAGAAACATTGCACTGGGAATAGCGATATTTAGCCTGTTTAAATCATCTCCTGAAAAAGAAAAAACTTATGCAAGGCTTTTTAAGCATTCTATTGCTACAGGCTCAATAGCTCAGATTATTGCAGATAAGTTTTTAGAAGAAACTTCAGACGAAAACTTTACAGCAGGAGTTCTTCACGATATTGGACTTTTTGCGCTTTATTATGCTTTTAATAATCATTTTAAGAAAATAGAAGAAACTGTCTCAGAGGAGATTACTCTAATTAAAGCAGAAGAAGAAATTATCGGAACAAATCATGCACAGGTGGGAAAATGGCTTGCTGAGATGTGGGGACTGCCAGAGGTAGTTCAGGAGGTTATTCTTTATCATCACGATTTTCCTGATAAATCATTGAAATATGCAAAGCAAGTTGCGCTGGTTCAACTTTCCAACTATATAGCTGAAAAGCTTGATTATTATCCTCTGGGTAAAAAGAGTGAAACAGAATTTCACAAAGAAAGAGTTTATAAAATTTTAAATCTTCCACAACCAGAAGAACTCATCTTTGAACTAAAAGAAATGGTTAAGGATATAGAAGACTTATGA
- a CDS encoding radical SAM protein gives MKVCEIFSSIQGESSLAGIPMIFVRLTGCNLRCAYCDTKYAYYEGEELSIDEILKKVRSFPFKYVEITGGEPLLQDEVHELMNELVKTHRVLIETNGSISIEKVNPEVKVIMDIKTPGSGMSERNYIENLRFLKETDEVKFVLTSRTDYEWAKDFIKKHEIKTSEILFSPAYGILEPKELAKWIINDALPVRLNLQIHKYIFGDIRGA, from the coding sequence ATGAAAGTCTGTGAAATCTTTTCAAGTATTCAGGGAGAAAGCTCTCTTGCTGGTATTCCCATGATTTTTGTAAGACTTACAGGATGTAACCTCAGATGCGCCTACTGCGATACAAAGTACGCTTACTATGAAGGTGAGGAACTCTCAATTGATGAAATTTTGAAAAAGGTTCGTTCTTTTCCATTTAAGTATGTTGAAATAACAGGTGGAGAACCTCTACTGCAGGATGAAGTGCATGAGCTTATGAATGAGCTTGTAAAAACCCATAGAGTGCTTATTGAAACAAACGGTTCAATTTCTATTGAAAAGGTTAACCCTGAAGTAAAAGTAATAATGGACATAAAAACTCCTGGAAGTGGAATGAGCGAAAGAAACTACATTGAAAATTTAAGATTTTTAAAGGAAACTGACGAGGTTAAATTTGTTTTAACAAGTAGAACTGATTATGAATGGGCAAAGGATTTTATAAAAAAGCACGAAATAAAGACTTCAGAAATTCTTTTTTCCCCTGCCTATGGGATTCTTGAACCTAAAGAACTTGCTAAATGGATAATTAATGATGCTCTGCCTGTGCGTCTTAATCTTCAGATTCATAAATACATTTTTGGTGATATAAGAGGAGCTTAG
- a CDS encoding replication-associated recombination protein A: protein MSDLFDKPSETSKIQPLAYRMMPRNLEEYVGQSHILSEGKLLRRAIDSDRITSLILYGPPGTGKTALARIIANKTKAHFQWLNATTLNIEEIRKQLYSAKQRLSKGVKTILFIDEIHRLNRVSQDALLPDIEEGNIILIGATTENPFFYLNSALLSRSHVFELKPLSEEEIITILKRALNDRERGFGDLKIEITSEALLHLAKSSDGDARKALSALEIAVLTTEMDKDGVIRIDVKVAEESIQKKHIVYDRAGDEHYDTASAFIKSMRGSDPDATVYWLAKMIYAGEDPRFIARRIVIAASEDVGNADPMALVVATNAAQAVEFIGMPEARIILAQAAIYVANAPKSNACYRAIEEALKDIEKERTFQVPEHLKDAHYKGAKRLGHGKGYKYPHDYGGYVEQDYLPLKKKYYKP from the coding sequence ATGAGTGATCTGTTTGATAAACCCTCAGAAACATCAAAAATTCAACCTCTTGCCTACAGAATGATGCCAAGAAATCTTGAAGAATATGTTGGACAGAGTCATATTCTTTCAGAGGGAAAACTTCTAAGAAGAGCAATAGATTCAGACAGAATAACTTCTCTTATTTTATACGGACCTCCAGGCACTGGGAAAACAGCTCTTGCAAGAATTATCGCAAATAAAACAAAGGCTCATTTTCAGTGGCTGAATGCAACAACGCTGAATATTGAGGAAATAAGAAAGCAACTCTATTCGGCAAAGCAAAGACTCAGTAAAGGTGTAAAAACGATTCTTTTTATAGATGAAATTCACAGACTCAACAGAGTCTCTCAGGATGCCCTGCTTCCTGATATTGAGGAGGGAAACATAATCCTTATTGGAGCCACTACTGAAAATCCCTTTTTTTATCTCAATTCGGCTTTGCTTTCCAGAAGTCATGTTTTTGAACTAAAACCTTTGAGTGAAGAAGAGATTATAACAATTCTTAAAAGAGCTTTAAATGATAGGGAAAGGGGATTTGGAGACTTAAAAATTGAAATTACCTCTGAAGCACTTCTTCATCTGGCAAAATCCTCAGATGGAGATGCCAGAAAGGCTCTATCAGCCCTTGAGATTGCTGTTTTAACTACTGAAATGGATAAAGATGGCGTTATTAGAATTGATGTTAAAGTTGCTGAAGAAAGTATTCAGAAAAAGCACATTGTCTATGACAGAGCTGGAGATGAACACTATGATACAGCTTCAGCTTTTATTAAAAGCATGCGCGGAAGTGATCCAGATGCAACAGTTTACTGGCTTGCCAAAATGATTTACGCCGGTGAAGATCCTCGTTTTATAGCACGAAGAATAGTAATTGCAGCAAGTGAGGATGTGGGAAATGCTGATCCAATGGCTTTGGTTGTTGCCACAAATGCAGCTCAGGCAGTTGAGTTTATAGGAATGCCAGAGGCAAGAATAATTCTTGCTCAGGCTGCAATTTATGTAGCCAATGCTCCAAAAAGTAATGCCTGTTACAGGGCAATAGAGGAAGCTCTAAAAGATATTGAAAAAGAACGGACTTTTCAGGTTCCCGAGCATCTTAAAGATGCCCATTACAAGGGTGCTAAAAGACTCGGGCACGGAAAAGGATATAAATATCCCCATGACTACGGAGGATACGTAGAGCAGGACTATCTTCCTCTGAAGAAAAAGTACTATAAACCCTAA
- the rpsB gene encoding 30S ribosomal protein S2: MSVITMKELLEAGAHFGHQVKRWNPKMKKYIFAERNGIHIIDLQKTVKGIEEAYEFLKTVASQGGGILFVGTKKQAQEAIAEEAKRAGVFYVNHRWLGGMLTNFSTVRKSVEKWQRIEQMKEDGTLYLHTKKEISKLEKERQKLEINLIGIKDMMELPKAIYIVDIKKEKIAVEEAIKLGIPIVAIVDTNCDPDLVDYVIPGNDDAIRAIKLITSKMADAVLEGKEILMKRFEEEAEKAAIKEKILQEEEYQKSMDEYIEQ; this comes from the coding sequence ATGTCAGTAATCACAATGAAAGAACTTCTTGAAGCAGGCGCTCACTTTGGTCATCAGGTCAAAAGATGGAACCCAAAAATGAAAAAGTACATTTTTGCAGAGCGTAACGGAATCCATATCATTGATCTTCAGAAAACAGTTAAAGGTATTGAAGAGGCTTATGAGTTTTTAAAAACAGTTGCTTCTCAGGGAGGTGGCATTCTCTTTGTCGGCACCAAAAAGCAGGCTCAGGAAGCAATAGCTGAAGAAGCAAAAAGAGCAGGAGTTTTTTATGTAAACCATCGCTGGCTTGGAGGTATGCTTACAAACTTTTCCACTGTTAGGAAAAGTGTGGAAAAATGGCAAAGAATTGAGCAGATGAAAGAAGATGGAACACTTTATTTACACACTAAAAAGGAGATTTCAAAATTAGAAAAAGAAAGACAGAAGCTTGAAATAAACCTGATTGGAATTAAAGATATGATGGAACTTCCAAAAGCAATTTATATTGTTGATATTAAAAAAGAAAAAATAGCTGTTGAGGAAGCAATAAAGCTTGGAATTCCTATCGTTGCAATTGTTGATACAAATTGTGATCCTGACCTCGTTGATTATGTAATTCCTGGCAATGATGATGCAATTAGAGCAATAAAGCTTATTACATCAAAGATGGCTGACGCGGTGCTTGAAGGTAAGGAAATTTTAATGAAACGTTTTGAAGAAGAAGCTGAAAAGGCGGCAATAAAGGAAAAGATACTTCAGGAAGAAGAGTATCAAAAATCAATGGATGAATACATTGAACAGTAA
- the aroF gene encoding 3-deoxy-7-phosphoheptulonate synthase has translation MVIVMKPEATEEQLKQVISKIEELGYKPHVIYGATRNVIGAVGDERGKFILQTLESLDGVEAVIPILKPYKLASKEVKKEKTVIKVGDVSIGGKEIVIIAGPCAVENEEQIISTAKAVKSIGAHILRGGAYKPRTSPYSFQGLGKEGLELLKKAGEIARMPVVTEVVNPEHVDLVSEYVDILQIGTRNAQNFELLKRVGQVQKPVILKRGMSMTIKEWLMSAEYILSEGNRNVILCERGIRTFETATRNTLDLSAIAVLKEETHLPVIVDPSHATGYAKYVPSMAYAAVAAGADGLMIEVHPQPEKAFSDGPQSLNFSSFGKMVEKLRLFTSIIERGQP, from the coding sequence ATGGTAATTGTAATGAAGCCTGAGGCAACTGAAGAGCAACTTAAACAGGTGATATCAAAAATTGAGGAACTTGGATACAAGCCTCATGTAATCTACGGTGCTACAAGAAATGTAATTGGAGCTGTTGGAGACGAAAGGGGCAAATTTATACTTCAAACTCTTGAGAGTCTTGATGGAGTAGAGGCTGTTATACCGATTCTTAAGCCCTATAAGCTTGCCTCAAAGGAAGTAAAAAAGGAAAAGACTGTTATCAAAGTGGGTGATGTTTCAATTGGAGGCAAAGAAATTGTTATAATCGCTGGTCCCTGTGCTGTTGAAAATGAAGAACAGATTATCAGTACTGCAAAGGCTGTAAAATCAATTGGTGCTCATATTTTAAGAGGAGGTGCTTACAAGCCGAGAACCTCTCCTTACTCCTTTCAGGGACTTGGCAAAGAAGGACTTGAATTACTTAAAAAGGCTGGTGAGATTGCCCGAATGCCTGTGGTAACAGAAGTGGTCAATCCTGAACATGTTGACCTTGTCTCAGAATATGTTGATATTCTCCAGATTGGAACGAGGAATGCCCAGAATTTTGAACTTTTAAAAAGAGTGGGACAGGTTCAGAAACCTGTAATACTTAAAAGAGGAATGTCAATGACAATCAAAGAATGGCTCATGAGTGCTGAATACATTCTGAGCGAAGGCAATAGAAATGTTATTTTATGCGAACGAGGAATCAGAACTTTTGAGACTGCTACAAGAAACACCCTTGACCTTTCAGCTATTGCGGTGCTTAAGGAGGAAACCCATCTTCCGGTAATTGTTGATCCAAGCCATGCAACAGGATATGCAAAATATGTTCCTTCAATGGCTTATGCTGCAGTTGCTGCAGGTGCAGACGGTCTTATGATAGAAGTTCATCCTCAGCCTGAAAAAGCATTTTCAGATGGACCGCAATCGTTGAATTTCAGTTCCTTTGGTAAAATGGTTGAAAAATTGAGACTCTTTACATCAATTATAGAAAGAGGTCAGCCGTAA